One genomic region from Peromyscus eremicus chromosome 20, PerEre_H2_v1, whole genome shotgun sequence encodes:
- the LOC131897108 gene encoding olfactory receptor 10AD1-like, whose translation MASSTSKTRIYVESLWPQTADLGNSSTVTEFILVGFEQSSPSTRALLFSLFLALYSLAMAMNGLIIFITWTDPRLNSPMYFFLGHLSFLDICFITTTIPQMLIHLVTKDHTVSFASCMTQMYLVFLVGVAECILLAFMAYDRYVAICHPLNYAQIMSQQVCVRLVCSSWIFGMVNGIFLEYISFRNPFCKDNHIENFFCEAPIVIALSCGDPQFSMKLIFLDAIVVLLSPMVLIVTSYAHILTSILSRASSSGRGKTFSTCASHLTVVIFLYTSAMFSYMNPRSTHGPDKDKPFSLLYTIIMPMCNPIIYSFRNKEMKGAMGRALGRGNLA comes from the exons ATGGCTTCCTCAACTTCTAAAACTAGAATTTATGTAGAGAGCCTCTG GCCCCAGACGGCCGACCTGGGGAACAGCAGCACAGTGACCGAGTTCATCCTCGTGGGCTTTGAGCAGAGCTCCCCTTCCACCCGAGCTTTACTCTTCAGCCTCTTCCTGGCTCTCTACAGCCTCGCCATGGCCATGAATGGCCTCATCATCTTTATCACCTGGACTGACCCCAGGCTCAACagccccatgtacttcttcctcggACACCTGTCTTTCCTGGACATCTgcttcatcaccaccaccatcccacagATGTTGATCCATCTGGTGACCAAGGACCACACGGTCTCCTTTGCCTCCTGTATGACTCAGATGTACTTGGTCTTTTTAGTGGGTGTGGCCGAGTGCATCCTCTTGGCTTTCATGGCCTATGACCGTTATGTTGCAATCTGCCACCCACTCAACTATGCCCAGATCATGAGCCAGCAGGTGTGTGTCAGGCTGGTGTGTTCTTCCTGGATCTTTGGGATGGTCAATGGCATCTTCCTTGAGTATATATCATTCCGGAATCCTTTCTGCAAAGACAATCACATAGAAAACTTCTTCTGTGAAGCCCCCATAGTGATTGCCCTCTCCTGTGGGGACCCTCAGTTCAGCATGAAGTTGATCTTTCTTGATGCTATTGTGGTGCTGCTCAGCCCCATGGTGCTCATTGTCACCTCCTATGCCCACATCCTGACCTCCATCCTCAGCAGAGCTTCCTCCTCAGGCAGGGGGAAGACCTTCTCCACTTGTGCCTCTCACCTGACTGTGGTCATCTTTTTATACACCTCAGCCATGTTCTCTTACATGAATCCCCGCAGCACACATGGGCCTGACAAAGACaagcctttctctctcctctacacCATCATTATGCCCATGTGCAACCCCATCATCTACAGCTTCCGCAACAAGGAAATGAAGGGGGCCATGGGAAGGGCCCTTGGGAGAGGCAACCTGGCTTAG